A single Crateriforma conspicua DNA region contains:
- a CDS encoding TolC family protein: MKSRRLLYLTLANLAACAGCTAMPGFNDRADSTNVPVMDATDVQNPATDAGNASDRSVPRRLDPKMIGPSADVEGDVRLVNNTESVAAVESEKSAQSEPPQLATAARQTIRHAASPRRVPPPERATDGPVAVAPPVDFDKPAVTGSPAPQAVSVDQPPALTEANEADDTSPSTPIEFATAAPVQMATTSPIQASQASAIELVDDIQVLADDSAPILIDNSAGVMPVNLPSVLAMVGGRHPAVAVARWRVQEAYAELDQARALWLPTIQTGFSFHRHDGHYQASDGSIVDVNRNSFQYGLGAGATGAGTTPTPGLVARFHLADALFQPRIAKRGMWADGHAATATMNDQLRDVAVAYTDLLQAHQRMAIVQQSLQRAQRLSKLTRDFAEAGEGLQADADRLATEVLMVQNRLFEAQEQVGVAAARLAAAASLDGGGDLIPTDAMAMPVHFGVPSDDTNSLVPIALRNRPELKEAQALVAQACEAHRRERFSPFVPSVLLGFSTGGFGGGLGNNLDQVDSRYDFDAALVWQTRNLGFGEHAARRRASAQVQQARYEKLRTMDQVAADVRTAASQVTMRTRQIDVCQSAIPTAQDSYDRNVSRIADGQGLPIEALQSIVALETAQQAYLDAVVGHNRAQFELQRALGWPVSEGM; this comes from the coding sequence ATGAAATCGAGACGACTGCTGTATTTGACCTTGGCAAATCTTGCGGCGTGTGCCGGTTGCACGGCTATGCCCGGATTCAACGATCGCGCCGACAGCACCAATGTGCCGGTGATGGACGCGACCGACGTGCAAAATCCGGCAACCGATGCCGGAAACGCCAGTGATCGCTCCGTTCCCCGGAGACTGGATCCCAAGATGATTGGGCCTTCGGCGGATGTCGAGGGTGACGTGCGCTTGGTCAACAACACCGAATCGGTTGCGGCTGTCGAATCGGAAAAGTCGGCGCAAAGCGAACCACCCCAACTCGCCACAGCAGCCCGGCAGACCATTCGTCACGCGGCCAGTCCCCGCCGAGTCCCGCCACCCGAACGCGCAACCGACGGTCCGGTCGCTGTGGCGCCGCCGGTGGATTTTGACAAGCCGGCGGTCACCGGTTCGCCAGCACCGCAAGCCGTCTCGGTCGACCAGCCGCCCGCGCTCACTGAGGCCAATGAAGCGGACGATACCTCACCATCAACGCCCATCGAATTCGCCACTGCTGCGCCGGTGCAAATGGCCACCACTTCGCCGATTCAGGCCAGCCAGGCATCGGCCATCGAATTGGTCGACGACATCCAAGTTCTGGCCGATGATTCGGCTCCGATCCTGATCGACAATTCCGCCGGCGTGATGCCCGTCAACCTGCCCAGCGTATTGGCGATGGTGGGTGGTCGGCATCCCGCCGTGGCCGTCGCACGTTGGCGGGTCCAAGAAGCCTACGCCGAATTGGACCAAGCACGTGCGTTGTGGCTGCCGACGATTCAAACCGGTTTTTCGTTCCACCGACATGATGGTCATTACCAGGCCAGCGACGGTTCGATCGTGGACGTCAATCGCAACTCGTTCCAATACGGATTGGGGGCCGGTGCAACCGGTGCGGGCACCACACCGACGCCCGGTCTGGTCGCCCGTTTCCACCTGGCCGATGCACTCTTTCAACCTCGGATTGCCAAACGTGGCATGTGGGCCGACGGTCATGCGGCAACCGCCACGATGAATGACCAACTGCGCGACGTTGCGGTTGCCTACACTGATTTGTTGCAAGCCCATCAACGGATGGCGATCGTCCAGCAATCGTTGCAGCGTGCCCAGCGGTTGTCCAAGCTGACCCGTGACTTTGCCGAAGCCGGCGAAGGCTTGCAGGCCGACGCGGACCGTCTGGCGACCGAGGTCCTGATGGTCCAGAACCGATTGTTCGAAGCCCAAGAACAAGTGGGCGTCGCCGCCGCACGACTTGCCGCGGCGGCCAGCCTGGACGGCGGTGGCGATTTGATTCCCACCGATGCGATGGCCATGCCGGTCCATTTTGGAGTTCCGTCAGATGATACGAATTCACTGGTTCCGATCGCGCTAAGAAATCGTCCGGAACTGAAGGAGGCCCAGGCATTGGTCGCCCAGGCTTGTGAAGCCCATCGACGTGAACGCTTCTCGCCGTTCGTGCCCAGTGTTCTGTTGGGTTTCAGCACCGGCGGCTTCGGCGGTGGTTTGGGCAACAACTTGGATCAAGTCGACAGCCGTTATGACTTTGATGCCGCGTTGGTTTGGCAAACGCGTAACCTTGGTTTCGGCGAACACGCGGCACGCCGTCGAGCTTCGGCCCAAGTCCAGCAAGCACGCTATGAAAAGCTGCGCACGATGGACCAGGTCGCCGCCGATGTACGCACCGCGGCATCCCAGGTGACGATGCGGACGCGCCAGATCGACGTTTGCCAATCTGCCATTCCGACCGCCCAAGATTCCTATGACCGCAACGTCAGCCGAATCGCCGACGGTCAAGGTTTGCCGATCGAAGCGTTGCAATCGATCGTCGCCTTGGAAACCGCCCAGCAAGCCTATTTGGACGCAGTCGTCGGACACAATCGTGCCCAGTTCGAACTGCAACGTGCCCTCGGCTGGCCTGTCAGCGAAGGCATGTGA
- a CDS encoding ArsR/SmtB family transcription factor — protein sequence MSTTTESRSADDIPIVALSEIGEEINTVFRAFADGTRLRILHLLVEDEICVGNLVKILQLPQPTVSRHLAYLRKASLVDVRKVGQWSHYSLAPARSCFQQKLYGCLTDCFHDVPELQDDKRRARELKDNGGCCDS from the coding sequence ATGAGCACCACGACGGAATCCCGCTCGGCAGACGACATTCCGATCGTTGCGTTGTCGGAGATCGGCGAGGAAATCAACACCGTGTTCCGGGCGTTTGCCGACGGCACGCGTTTAAGGATTTTGCACCTGCTGGTGGAGGATGAAATCTGCGTCGGCAACTTGGTCAAGATCCTTCAGTTGCCTCAGCCCACCGTGTCGCGTCATCTGGCGTATCTACGCAAAGCTTCGTTGGTGGACGTTCGCAAAGTCGGCCAGTGGTCGCACTATTCACTGGCTCCGGCACGGTCGTGCTTTCAACAAAAGTTGTACGGCTGTCTGACCGACTGCTTTCACGATGTGCCTGAGTTGCAAGACGACAAGCGACGCGCCCGTGAATTGAAAGACAACGGCGGTTGTTGCGATTCCTAG
- a CDS encoding ABC transporter ATP-binding protein, with protein MLLMQNVTKTYEMHRQKVVALDDATLEIPRGDFVSLIGPSGSGKSSLLVMLGGMLSPTSGRVLLNGQSMYDLNADGRAQLRQAHIGFVFQTFNLIPYLTAQENVQIPLYLSGTSEADQGDRAAELLARVGLGDRLDHKPTELSVGQQQRVALARMLANDPDVILADEPTGNLDPETGEQVIEYFEQFNREGRTIVMVTHNPEAAERAKRVLKLRNGKIIDDRASLQSFDAA; from the coding sequence ATGTTATTGATGCAAAACGTCACGAAGACTTATGAGATGCACCGCCAGAAGGTGGTCGCCTTGGACGATGCCACGCTGGAGATCCCCAGAGGTGATTTCGTTTCGTTGATCGGCCCCAGTGGCAGCGGCAAGAGTTCGCTGTTGGTCATGCTGGGCGGAATGTTGTCGCCGACGTCGGGCCGTGTCTTGCTGAACGGCCAGTCGATGTACGACTTAAACGCCGATGGTCGAGCGCAATTGCGACAGGCCCACATCGGGTTCGTGTTCCAGACCTTCAACTTGATTCCGTATTTGACGGCTCAGGAAAACGTTCAAATTCCGCTGTATCTGTCGGGCACATCGGAAGCCGACCAAGGCGACCGGGCGGCGGAGTTACTGGCGCGAGTCGGCCTGGGTGACCGCTTGGATCACAAGCCGACCGAACTGAGCGTCGGACAACAGCAACGCGTCGCATTGGCCAGGATGTTGGCCAACGACCCGGACGTGATTCTTGCGGACGAGCCGACCGGGAACTTGGATCCGGAAACCGGCGAGCAGGTGATCGAATACTTCGAACAGTTCAATCGCGAAGGCCGAACGATCGTGATGGTGACGCACAACCCCGAAGCAGCCGAACGTGCCAAGCGAGTGCTGAAACTTCGCAACGGCAAAATCATCGACGACCGCGCGTCGTTGCAGTCGTTCGACGCCGCCTAG
- a CDS encoding ABC transporter permease, whose product MNLRKLVWRELFERKSQMITIFVGILLGITTVIAIKNITYYSEMAVAREMDSLGANVLVLPKSVTLQDYYSADLHNETIPEEYALRLTMSNLAGVDNLSPKLCVPVELQSRSFTLTGILPKSEFQAKAAWGGAGIFSRPIGCGAIDVGTSNEPEDKKTLVRKRVIDDLATDEALVGSDTASVLGISEGQTLELLGQQFSVVAVLPETGTVDDSRIFAHLHTVQEMSGKDAVVSCIEIVGCCKEISAGLVGKVNDLLPDAKVVTVAQVVATQAKVNGMMEKLSLIFVAIIIVIGGAGIANFMFANVYERRREIGTLMSLGAQSGLILRIFLLKALLLGVAGGVSGFVIGTTLAVTLGPRLANVPVLPMPILALWAIGISVGTTLLASYFPARNAARLDPVTSFKEV is encoded by the coding sequence ATGAACCTGAGAAAGCTGGTCTGGCGAGAACTGTTCGAGCGTAAGAGCCAGATGATCACGATCTTTGTCGGAATCCTGCTGGGGATCACGACGGTCATCGCGATCAAAAACATTACTTACTATTCCGAGATGGCCGTCGCGCGAGAGATGGACAGTTTGGGTGCCAACGTGTTGGTGTTGCCCAAGAGCGTGACGCTGCAGGATTACTATTCCGCCGACCTGCACAACGAGACGATTCCCGAGGAATACGCGTTGCGTTTGACCATGTCGAACCTGGCGGGCGTCGACAATCTGTCGCCCAAGCTTTGCGTTCCGGTCGAATTGCAGAGTCGCTCGTTCACGCTGACGGGCATTCTGCCCAAGAGCGAGTTTCAGGCCAAAGCGGCTTGGGGCGGCGCCGGGATCTTTTCGCGGCCGATCGGTTGTGGGGCGATCGACGTCGGCACATCGAATGAGCCCGAAGACAAAAAGACACTCGTTCGCAAACGTGTGATCGACGACTTGGCCACCGATGAAGCGCTGGTGGGTTCCGACACCGCTTCGGTCCTGGGCATATCAGAAGGCCAAACGTTGGAACTGCTGGGGCAACAGTTTTCCGTGGTCGCCGTGCTGCCCGAAACGGGGACGGTCGACGATTCACGCATCTTTGCTCACTTGCACACCGTGCAAGAGATGTCAGGCAAGGACGCCGTAGTCAGCTGCATCGAGATCGTCGGTTGCTGCAAAGAGATCTCTGCCGGCCTGGTCGGCAAAGTCAATGATCTGTTGCCCGATGCCAAGGTCGTCACGGTGGCGCAGGTCGTCGCGACGCAGGCAAAGGTCAACGGGATGATGGAAAAGCTGTCGTTGATCTTTGTTGCCATCATCATCGTGATCGGTGGTGCGGGGATCGCGAATTTCATGTTCGCCAATGTGTATGAACGTCGGCGTGAGATCGGCACATTGATGTCTTTGGGGGCACAGTCCGGTTTGATCCTGCGGATTTTTTTGTTGAAAGCTTTGTTGTTGGGTGTTGCCGGCGGAGTCAGCGGGTTTGTGATTGGCACGACGTTGGCCGTCACGTTGGGGCCGCGGTTGGCCAACGTTCCGGTATTGCCGATGCCCATCCTGGCGTTGTGGGCGATCGGAATCTCGGTCGGCACCACCTTGTTGGCCAGCTATTTCCCGGCCCGCAACGCGGCTCGATTGGACCCCGTCACATCATTCAAGGAGGTTTGA